A DNA window from Porphyromonas gingivalis ATCC 33277 contains the following coding sequences:
- a CDS encoding FtsB family cell division protein, whose product MGIRDKRASLNSKKQRILAWWRRHWYVKYLVVIGFFFLVTFVFGDANISKQIRYKSRINNLKKELREVKERYHQDSVRLEEIRANKQGIEHTARELYLMKRPEEIIFLIKDSVQDKQ is encoded by the coding sequence ATGGGTATTCGTGACAAAAGAGCAAGTCTTAACAGCAAGAAGCAACGCATCTTAGCCTGGTGGCGTCGCCATTGGTACGTCAAGTATCTGGTGGTAATCGGCTTCTTCTTTCTGGTGACGTTCGTTTTCGGCGATGCCAATATCAGCAAGCAGATTCGCTACAAAAGCCGTATCAACAATTTGAAGAAAGAACTACGGGAGGTAAAGGAACGTTATCATCAGGATAGTGTGCGACTGGAAGAAATCCGGGCGAACAAACAGGGAATAGAGCATACGGCCAGAGAGTTGTATCTGATGAAGCGACCCGAAGAGATCATTTTTCTGATCAAGGATAGCGTCCAAGACAAACAATAA
- a CDS encoding RluA family pseudouridine synthase, which produces MQPPKSRSPRLRRQPDKVFEVREEDTLLPFLVRMLKDNSRTSVKQILTRRQVSINGVPTTRHDAELKAGDRVIVHRTQLPEELRHPLVRIIWQDDYFVLIEKKAGVSTVASGVNKDRTALRIVSDHLKQYDPEVKIFMLNRLDKDSAGMVLFAKNKEVQGFVVDKWSKVVLEQRFVMAIEGEMPDAEGTLDPPRYQTSIKGKQSRIVAETPSVHSVGTARYKVIRRGAVCSLVEVTLLSGRNNQLRRQMGQLGIPIAGDWRQGSSFRHLDCLALQGTRFVFRHPETGDTQEYKLPLPKLFRRLIHLEEGTAADQTISKTKKRSK; this is translated from the coding sequence ATGCAACCTCCAAAAAGTCGGTCACCCCGCCTGAGACGTCAGCCGGACAAGGTTTTCGAAGTCAGAGAAGAGGATACCCTCTTGCCTTTTCTCGTTCGTATGCTGAAGGATAATAGCCGCACGTCCGTTAAGCAGATATTGACGAGACGGCAAGTTTCCATCAACGGTGTGCCGACTACTCGACACGATGCAGAGCTGAAAGCCGGCGACAGGGTAATCGTGCATCGGACACAGCTGCCGGAAGAGCTGCGCCATCCTTTGGTGCGGATCATTTGGCAGGACGACTATTTCGTCCTGATCGAGAAGAAAGCCGGAGTCTCCACTGTAGCCAGTGGCGTCAATAAGGACAGGACTGCTCTGCGCATCGTTAGCGATCATCTCAAGCAATATGATCCGGAGGTGAAAATCTTTATGCTCAACAGACTGGACAAAGATTCTGCCGGAATGGTGCTCTTTGCCAAGAATAAAGAGGTACAGGGGTTTGTGGTGGACAAATGGTCCAAGGTCGTATTGGAACAGCGTTTCGTGATGGCGATCGAAGGAGAGATGCCCGATGCCGAGGGTACGCTGGATCCTCCTCGCTATCAAACTTCGATCAAGGGCAAGCAGTCTCGTATCGTGGCTGAGACTCCTTCCGTTCATTCGGTGGGAACGGCTCGTTACAAGGTTATTCGTCGCGGAGCGGTATGCTCGCTCGTGGAAGTGACTTTGCTGAGCGGTCGGAACAATCAGCTTCGACGGCAAATGGGGCAGTTGGGTATTCCGATTGCAGGTGATTGGAGGCAGGGTAGTTCTTTCCGCCATCTGGACTGTCTGGCCCTACAGGGAACGCGATTCGTATTCCGTCATCCTGAAACGGGAGATACGCAGGAATATAAGTTGCCTTTGCCCAAACTCTTTCGCCGCCTGATACATCTCGAAGAAGGCACTGCAGCAGACCAAACAATATCAAAGACAAAAAAACGTTCCAAATAG
- a CDS encoding protein-disulfide reductase DsbD family protein, translating to MTNKNHRNSKWTVALALLFLSMLPIGASAQIIKDVVVWKTSLQDSDTPEKTLVFTATIKPGWHLYDQNLPEDGPTSTEFLFDKMTGAKLVGKAIPDKAPVNRYDKQFEMDLRWYEKTVSFRQKIQVTDPAKFSIKGGVRFMACNDENCLPPETSDFSFDASMIKSKAAAPDTEAEAAEAVAAETAADTTSQTDAAEALSSKADLWTPVVSELRAYGDDTLKQAESAPWKIFLYGFLYGFVALLTPCVWPMIPMTVSFFLKRNKDKKKAVRDAFTYGASIIVIYVVLGLLITGIFGVNSLNSLATNAVFNIIFFLLLVVFAISFFGAFELVLPSSWTNKLDSKADSTTGLLSIFFMAFTLALVSFSCTGPIIGTLLVQAATAGSKLAPAMGMLGFATSLALPFTLFAVFPSWLQGMPKSGGWLNMVKVVLGFLELALALKFLSVADLAYGWHILDRETFLALWIVIFALLGCYLLGWIRFSHDSEWPHLSVPRFMMATVSLAFAVYMIPGLWGAPLKAVSAFAPPLHTQDFNLYSGEVHAHFTDYEAGMAFARQENKPVLLDFSGHGCVNCRKMENAVWIDPTVKSMLEKDYVLITLMVDEKKPLAEPLTIVFDGKEKTLRTVGDKWSYLQSHKFGANAQPFYVAIDHEGKPLSASYSYNEDVPLYVDFLKGGLQEFKKRKNK from the coding sequence ATGACAAACAAGAACCACAGAAACAGCAAATGGACGGTAGCTTTAGCCCTACTGTTTCTCTCTATGTTGCCCATCGGGGCATCTGCTCAGATTATCAAGGATGTAGTCGTTTGGAAAACCTCTCTTCAGGATAGCGACACGCCTGAGAAAACATTGGTGTTTACGGCCACGATCAAACCCGGATGGCACCTTTATGACCAAAATCTGCCCGAGGATGGCCCTACATCCACAGAATTCCTGTTCGATAAAATGACGGGAGCCAAACTTGTCGGTAAGGCTATTCCTGACAAAGCTCCTGTCAACCGATACGACAAGCAGTTCGAAATGGATCTGAGATGGTACGAGAAGACTGTCTCTTTCCGTCAGAAAATTCAGGTGACGGACCCTGCCAAATTCTCTATCAAAGGTGGTGTTCGCTTCATGGCTTGTAATGATGAAAACTGTCTGCCCCCCGAAACGAGCGACTTCTCTTTCGATGCTTCGATGATCAAGAGCAAGGCTGCAGCTCCTGATACCGAAGCTGAAGCAGCTGAAGCGGTTGCTGCCGAGACCGCAGCGGATACTACATCGCAGACCGATGCTGCCGAAGCTCTTTCGTCCAAGGCTGACTTGTGGACACCGGTTGTTAGCGAGTTGCGTGCATACGGTGATGATACGCTCAAGCAGGCGGAGAGTGCTCCGTGGAAGATTTTCCTCTACGGTTTCCTCTACGGTTTTGTTGCATTGCTTACTCCTTGCGTATGGCCTATGATCCCGATGACGGTGAGCTTCTTCCTTAAGCGTAATAAGGACAAGAAGAAAGCCGTGAGAGATGCCTTTACCTACGGAGCTTCCATCATCGTTATCTACGTAGTGCTCGGCTTGCTCATTACGGGTATTTTCGGTGTCAATTCTCTGAACAGTTTGGCTACGAATGCGGTCTTCAACATCATATTCTTCCTGCTGTTGGTAGTCTTCGCTATCTCTTTCTTCGGAGCATTCGAGCTGGTGTTGCCGTCATCTTGGACTAACAAGCTGGACAGCAAGGCGGACTCTACGACCGGTTTGCTCAGTATTTTCTTTATGGCCTTTACGCTGGCTTTGGTGTCCTTCTCTTGTACCGGTCCTATTATCGGTACGCTCTTGGTACAGGCTGCTACAGCCGGCTCCAAACTGGCTCCGGCCATGGGCATGCTTGGCTTTGCCACTTCATTGGCTTTGCCCTTTACTCTTTTTGCGGTCTTCCCCAGCTGGTTGCAGGGTATGCCTAAGAGCGGAGGATGGTTGAATATGGTGAAGGTGGTACTCGGCTTCCTCGAATTGGCTCTTGCTCTCAAGTTCCTCTCCGTGGCAGACTTGGCATATGGCTGGCATATCCTCGATCGTGAGACTTTCCTCGCTCTCTGGATTGTCATTTTCGCTCTGCTCGGTTGCTATCTCTTGGGATGGATCCGTTTCAGCCATGATAGCGAATGGCCACATCTCTCTGTGCCGCGCTTTATGATGGCTACTGTCTCTTTGGCTTTTGCTGTATATATGATCCCCGGTTTGTGGGGGGCTCCGCTCAAGGCTGTAAGTGCTTTTGCTCCGCCGCTCCACACGCAGGATTTCAATCTCTATAGTGGCGAAGTTCATGCTCACTTTACGGATTATGAGGCCGGTATGGCTTTTGCTCGTCAGGAGAACAAACCTGTCCTCCTCGACTTCTCAGGTCACGGTTGCGTGAACTGTAGAAAGATGGAGAATGCCGTTTGGATCGATCCTACAGTAAAGAGCATGCTGGAAAAGGACTATGTACTCATTACCCTGATGGTGGATGAAAAGAAGCCTCTGGCCGAACCTCTGACCATCGTTTTCGATGGTAAAGAGAAGACTCTCCGCACTGTGGGCGACAAGTGGAGTTACCTCCAGAGCCATAAGTTCGGAGCCAATGCACAGCCTTTCTATGTGGCAATTGATCATGAGGGCAAGCCCCTGAGTGCATCCTACTCATATAATGAAGATGTGCCTCTGTACGTGGACTTCCTGAAAGGTGGTTTGCAAGAATTCAAAAAACGCAAAAACAAGTAA